AACGGCCCAAAGGCCCGGAACTCGACACTACTGCCACAACATTCAGCGTTACCCGGCCAGGACAACCACTTCAGCATTACCCAGGCCGCGTCAGCAACATCACCCGCTTGATCCGGTCAAGATGAGCGGCCTCGACCTCGGGCCAACGTCCTTCGTGCTCCCCACCCTCGCGCAATGCCTCGCCGGTCCAGCCCGTTGGCGCCAGATCTTCCATGAAGATGATGAGCAGTTCTTTGCGGCTTGCGTCGTCCGGGATATGCACAAGCCGCGCGTAGGCGTAGTCGTCCGGCATGGTATAGCCTTTGTCGGCCGCGAATTTGCGGGCGAGATAGCCGTCGGTACCCGGCCAACCGAGCCGCATAAATTGGTTTGATGTACCGGCCGCGGTGTCGGTATAGAAGCCAAATTCCCCGATCTGCAATCGCAACGGAGAGCCGGAATAGTCGTAGGTGAAGTTGTTGTCGGGCAGGAAGCCTTCGAACTGGATCCAGACAAAGCTTTTCAGGGTTCCATCCGGACGTTCTTCAACGAAGAAGTGCTGCTCGACGTCGGCCGTGCCGTAGAGAATGAACTTATGTCCCCCGATGTACTCGAACTGCTCGTCGAAAGTCATTTGCACCGGCGGATCGTTTTTCGATAAAAGCGTGTTTCCGGAAACGGTTCGGCTCAATCCAGAGAACTCAGGCTCGGTCGTGCGCCGCGCCGGATCGAACCAGAACAAGACGGTGTACGCAAGCACAAGTACTGCCAGTACAGCGCCACCTGCCCACCAAGCCCACTTTCTTCTCATCGGCCGGACCTCTTACCTTTTAATCCACTTCGGACGCCGGCAGTATGCCTGCATCCTCATCCTCACTCCTTTATCACCCTAACCACAGGCACAACCTTCCGCGCCGACACCTCTCGCGCCAGCGAAGCCAGGCCCGTCGGCGCGTCTTCATCGATGCCGAACTGGTTGACCTCCTCATCGGCATTCCCAATCGGCGATGCGATTCCCGTGTCTGCGTCCAGGGTGTAAAGTTTCGCCGTCCACCCGCCGGCCATGTACAACACACCTCGGTGTGACGTCAGCCCGGTCGGCAGGTCTTCACCGACGCCGAAGTCGCCCGCGTCGCCCACGGGCGATGCCGTCCCCGTTGCTGGATTCAGCATGTACAGCCGGGCCGAGTTGTAGCCGACCATGAACAGATCGCCCATGTGAGACGCGAGACCGAAGGGCTGGGTTTCACCAACGCCGAACTCAATCGCGCCACCAACCGGGGTCGCTTCCCCCGTCACCGTATCCAGCGCGTAGAGCCCGGCATTCGCCCCGCCGGCCATGTACAGCCTGCCGTTGTGGGACGCCAGGCCCATGGGCTGGGATTCGCCCACACCGAATTCCTCGGCATCGCCGACCCGCGTGGCCACGCCGGTTTCCGGATCCAGGGTGTACAGTGCCGCGTTCCATCCGCCCGTCATGTACAACACGCCGTTGTGCGCAGTCAGGCCATAGGGCTGGTACTCGTCGACGTCGAACCGCTCGGCTTCACCGACGGGTTTGGCTTCCCCCGTGTTCGGGTTCAGTCTGTACAGTCGGTCGGCGCCTTCGCCCACCATGAGGAGGCCTTCGGCGAATCCGGCTTCGTCGCACCGCGACCCCATCCATTCGTCCAGGCCGTCAACCCAGGCCAGCAAAGCCGGAACGCTCGGTAAGCACAGCCCTTCATTGTCGTGAAAGAAGAACTGGGTGACGTCCGAAAGGGCCGCAAAAGTCTTGGGAATCATCCCGGTTAGCTGGTTTCCATGGAGATACAAGATTTCCAGGTCGTCGAGTTGCCCCAGTTCGGACGGAACGGCCCCGGACAGTTCGTTGCCTTGGAGGTACAACGCTTCGAGATCCTGGAGCCGTCCAAACTCGGATGGAATGGGTCCGGTCAGTTCGTTGTTATGGAGATAAAGAATCTCGAGATTGGGGAGTTGACTCAATTCGACCGGTACCGGGCCGGTCAGCTCATTTCCATAGAGACTCAACAGACGAAGCTTGGGTTGTTCCCCAAGGACCGTCGGGATCTCGCCCGTCAGTTTGTTGGAATTGAGGTAGAGTATCTCGAGATTGTGGAACTGTCCCAGGTCGGCGGGGATCGGTCCGGACAACTGATTCTCATCCAGATCCATGCGTTCCAGGTTTTCCAGTTGGCTCAATTCAACCGGAATCTCTCCTGTAATCTTGTTCCGCCAGAGGTTCAAAAACTCCAGGCTTTCCAGATTACCCAGTTCCGGCGGGATCGGGCCGGTCAGTTTGTTCGTGTCCAGGTGCAGGAACTTCAGCTGAGACAAGTCGCCCAGTTCGGCAGGAATCGATCCATCCAGTTCGTTTTGGTTCAGTTCCAGGTGCTTCAGACTGGAAAGCCGGCCCAGTTCCGGCGGAATCGTACCGGTCAGGTCGTTGCCGCCAATGTCCAACCGTGTCAGGGTGGTCATCTGTCCCAGTTCAGCGGGGATGGACCCGGTAAGGCTGTTGTTCCCCAGGTTCAGTATCTCCAGGTTGGCAAGCAAAGCAAGCTCATCAGGCACGGATCCCGACATCTCATTGGCGCCCAGATCGAGGATCCTCAGTTCGTCGAACCGGGTGAGCTCGGCCGGGATGGCGCCGGATACCTGGTTGCCCGCCAGATCCAGTTCCCTCAGCAGGATGAGATTGACGAGATTCCCGGGCAGCCCGCCCGACAGGTTGTTCGAGCGCAGTTCCAGCCGGATCACCCTTCCGTTGGCGTCGGTCGTGATACCGTGCCACTCGGTCAGGGGTTCTTCACTCAACCAGTTATCGCGCTCATTCCAGTTCGCACCGTCCATCGCGTGGTAGAAATCGATCAGCGTGGTGCGATCGCTGACATCGATGGTTACGGTGACTGTCACGCTGGCCGAAGCTTCACCGGAGGTGGCGGTCACGACAGCGCTGCCGCTTCGCACGGCCGTGACCAGGCCGTCGTCGCTTACCGTCGCCACCGATTCGTCGCTGATCGACCATTTCACTACCGCGTTTTCCACGGCGCGGCCGTTTTCGTCCAGCACCGAGGCCTTCAGACTTGCGGTCTCGTCGGCCCTGGTCAACGTTACAGAAGACGGTTCAACTGTTATCGTTCGCGCAGCCTGGGATACGGTAATCGTGGACTTGCCCTGTTTCTGTCCCGCGGTGGCCGTGATATCGGCCGTACCGTTGCTGAGCGCGGTGACGAGCCCTCCGCTGGTCACGGATGCCACGGACGGATTCCGGCTCGACCAGACCACCGTGTGTCCGGACGATGTCGCGCCGGCCTCGTATTGCACCTGCGCGTCGAGCTGCACGGACTGGCCGATCGCGGTCATCGTTACCGAGTCAGGCGTCACGACGACGTTGGCCGGTCCGGTGGGTCCGGTGGGGCTGTCCTTGCCGCAGGAGACCGCCGCGAAAAGCGCGAGAAAACAGTAGAGATGGAAGACACGGGGGAGATTCATTCGAGCAGCCTTCTTTCTGGTAGTTGTGATTGCCGGCTGTTTCGCGGGCCGTTTCGCGGGCGGTAATACCCTGGCGAGGAAACACGATGCTGATCGACAGAAGTTAGCACGTATTGTTTTAATATCAAACTGTTTTGAAGCTTAAGTTTCAGGGGTGGGTTCATCGACGCTACACGTCCGTTTCAGGCGACGTCTGTGTCGCTACTCGTCCGCCTTCTGCGGCGTCTGCGCCGCCACGTGCGCAGCGAAACCGGACCCCGCCTCCGCGTAGACGTTGTACACGCTCGACGCGCCGGCCTCCTTGAGCACATCGACCTCATCGGGGAATCTCGCCGTGGCGGCGACCCTGCAGTAGGACGAGGAAGCCTTGAGCTGGTCGAGGACGGCAAGGTTGGCGGCCAGGTTCGGCAAAGCCAGCATCACCAGCTCGAGGGTATGGGCGGTCTGGACCCTGTACCAGAAGTCCGCGTCAGTGGGATCACCGAGCAGTACGTGGCGGCCGCTCGACTGCTGCCTCTCCACCTTCACCGGGTCGAGGTCCACGCCGACGACGGTATCGCCGAACAGTTGCCGCATATTGTCATAGGCCGCGGTGCCGACACGGCCCACGCCGATGATGGCGATCGTGGCTCCACCGGTGTCGAGCGGCTGGTCATCGGGAAGACGATCGGTCTTCTGAAGCCGGTCCCACACGGTCCGGTACCGGGCGTAGATCTGGTGGGCGGAAACGTTAAGTACCGCCGAGATGGCGCAGGACAACGTCAGGGCCATCGCGATGACGATGAGCCAGAGGCCGTCGATCCATCCATTGGCCACACCGATGACCGCTACGATGAGTCCGAACTCGCTGAAGTTGGTCAGGTTCAGCGTCGCGAGCAGTGAGGTACGGGCGCGCAGTTTGAATGCTGTTAGCAGACCGAAGAACAGCGCCGACTTCAGCAATACAAGCGGCGTGATGGCCGCGGCGATCAGCACCGCATCCAGTGTCAGCGGTCCGGAGAGCCCGATGGACAGAAAGAAGGCAACCAGGAACAGGTCCTTGAACCCGAGCATGGTCTTCGCCATTTCATTAGCTTTTGCGCTGTTGGCGATCAGCGCACCCAGGGCGAGTGCGCCTAAGTCGCCCTTCAGTCCGACCATCTCGAAAACTTCCGCCCCACCCAAGGCGAGGAGCAGCCCGCTCAGTACCAGGAGCTCGCCATGGCCGACTTTCTGCAGGATGTAAAGCAGCAGTGGTCGCGCCGGTATGAGGAGCAGGACCAGCAGCGCCCAGGGGGAAGGCCACATGCCTACCGAGACCGCGATATAGGCCACGGCGGCCAGATCCTGCACGATGAGAATCCCGACCGCGATGCGGCCATGCAGCGCGGCGGTCTCCCCTTTGTCCTCCAGGACCTTCACCACGAAGACCGTGCTGGAAAAACTCAACGCGAAGGCGATCAGCAATGACTGGTAGATGCCAAGGCCGGAGAAGGAGGGAACATTCAGCAGGGCGAGGATGAGAAGGATCGTTCCCAGGACCGGGACGATCGCCGCCATATGCAAGCCGGTGACGGCCCAGACCTGCGGCCGCGCAAAGGTCCGCAGGTTGAGCTTGAGGCCGACGACGAACAGCAACAGGGTAATCCCAAGATCCGCCAGCTTCTGAAGCATTTCCCCGCTGGCAATACCGAACAGGTTGAGGACGAATCCGGCGGCGAGGAATCCGACCAGGGGCGGCAGTCCTGCGGCCCTGGACAGCAGCCCCAGCGCGAACGCCACGGCGATCCAAGCGATGTCGCCCAGCGCGATGGCAATCCACACGAAATCCATCATGCCACCCTCAGTCTCTTCGTCATCACGGTTCGTTGTGCTCGGAGTTCTATCGTTCGGTTGCGTGCGCGTTCGTGTTCGCGCGCGCACGGGCATTCACTCAATAACCCACCACGCTATGCCGGTGTCAACGCAAAACCACGGTCGACCGACCTCCTATTCGGTACGCCCTCACGCGACCATGCCCGACTGTTTCTTCTCCCACGCGGCCGGATGTCCACTTGACGCCGCTTACGTCTCCTGTTTCCTTGCCGGTACATGGTCGATCGTCACCGCTATCTGGTGTCGTCGTGGTGATACCGCGCTACGCGATGAGCGAATTCTGCGAAAAGCCGAATGACGCGGATTGGAGTGAACACAATGGCAGGAAAGTCTTCCAGGAAATCGACAAATGCCGGCAAGAGAGGCGCTGGCTCGAAAGGGGTAGCGAAGGCCGGCGCAAAAAGGGCCGTCGCAAAAGAGGCAGACGCGAAACCGGTCCTCCTCTCCGGCGGCAACCCGCAGATCGCGAAGGCCGACGGCGACGCCCCGGTGCAGGCTTACATCGCGGCCATACCGGGATGGAAAAGCGACTTGGGACGCCGCCTCGACGAACTCATCGTCCGCACCGTGCCCGGCGTGCGCAAGGCCGTGAGGTGGAACTCGCCCTTCTACGGCATCGAGGACCAGGGGTGGTTCCTGAGTTACCACGTATTCACGCGCTACGTGAAGGTGACGTTCTTCCAGGGCGCGGCGCTGAGACCCGTTCCGGCCGG
Above is a genomic segment from Gemmatimonadota bacterium containing:
- a CDS encoding cation:proton antiporter, which translates into the protein MMDFVWIAIALGDIAWIAVAFALGLLSRAAGLPPLVGFLAAGFVLNLFGIASGEMLQKLADLGITLLLFVVGLKLNLRTFARPQVWAVTGLHMAAIVPVLGTILLILALLNVPSFSGLGIYQSLLIAFALSFSSTVFVVKVLEDKGETAALHGRIAVGILIVQDLAAVAYIAVSVGMWPSPWALLVLLLIPARPLLLYILQKVGHGELLVLSGLLLALGGAEVFEMVGLKGDLGALALGALIANSAKANEMAKTMLGFKDLFLVAFFLSIGLSGPLTLDAVLIAAAITPLVLLKSALFFGLLTAFKLRARTSLLATLNLTNFSEFGLIVAVIGVANGWIDGLWLIVIAMALTLSCAISAVLNVSAHQIYARYRTVWDRLQKTDRLPDDQPLDTGGATIAIIGVGRVGTAAYDNMRQLFGDTVVGVDLDPVKVERQQSSGRHVLLGDPTDADFWYRVQTAHTLELVMLALPNLAANLAVLDQLKASSSYCRVAATARFPDEVDVLKEAGASSVYNVYAEAGSGFAAHVAAQTPQKADE
- a CDS encoding DUF1801 domain-containing protein translates to MAGKSSRKSTNAGKRGAGSKGVAKAGAKRAVAKEADAKPVLLSGGNPQIAKADGDAPVQAYIAAIPGWKSDLGRRLDELIVRTVPGVRKAVRWNSPFYGIEDQGWFLSYHVFTRYVKVTFFQGAALRPVPAGSGKDKDSRWIDIYEGEFDEEQMANWIRQAADMPGWRGF
- a CDS encoding leucine-rich repeat domain-containing protein, with translation MNLPRVFHLYCFLALFAAVSCGKDSPTGPTGPANVVVTPDSVTMTAIGQSVQLDAQVQYEAGATSSGHTVVWSSRNPSVASVTSGGLVTALSNGTADITATAGQKQGKSTITVSQAARTITVEPSSVTLTRADETASLKASVLDENGRAVENAVVKWSISDESVATVSDDGLVTAVRSGSAVVTATSGEASASVTVTVTIDVSDRTTLIDFYHAMDGANWNERDNWLSEEPLTEWHGITTDANGRVIRLELRSNNLSGGLPGNLVNLILLRELDLAGNQVSGAIPAELTRFDELRILDLGANEMSGSVPDELALLANLEILNLGNNSLTGSIPAELGQMTTLTRLDIGGNDLTGTIPPELGRLSSLKHLELNQNELDGSIPAELGDLSQLKFLHLDTNKLTGPIPPELGNLESLEFLNLWRNKITGEIPVELSQLENLERMDLDENQLSGPIPADLGQFHNLEILYLNSNKLTGEIPTVLGEQPKLRLLSLYGNELTGPVPVELSQLPNLEILYLHNNELTGPIPSEFGRLQDLEALYLQGNELSGAVPSELGQLDDLEILYLHGNQLTGMIPKTFAALSDVTQFFFHDNEGLCLPSVPALLAWVDGLDEWMGSRCDEAGFAEGLLMVGEGADRLYRLNPNTGEAKPVGEAERFDVDEYQPYGLTAHNGVLYMTGGWNAALYTLDPETGVATRVGDAEEFGVGESQPMGLASHNGRLYMAGGANAGLYALDTVTGEATPVGGAIEFGVGETQPFGLASHMGDLFMVGYNSARLYMLNPATGTASPVGDAGDFGVGEDLPTGLTSHRGVLYMAGGWTAKLYTLDADTGIASPIGNADEEVNQFGIDEDAPTGLASLAREVSARKVVPVVRVIKE